In Lycium ferocissimum isolate CSIRO_LF1 chromosome 3, AGI_CSIRO_Lferr_CH_V1, whole genome shotgun sequence, the genomic window CCTCCTCTGTTCTtgcttttcttgttctttcccATTAGTGTGGAAAAATCAGCCACACAAACTAAGTTTCAGAAATTAAGCCCTTCAAGACACAGTTCATCAAAGAGTTACTATGAAGTTTCCTTTTGcatttattaattgttttaaTTCCTCATCTGATCCTATGGAGACCAACCACATTACCCCATATGGTAACTTCTCAAGTCCTCCTTAGCTTCTTATCAACTTTTGAAATATTAGGGTTCGTTTGGTGTgaaggataagcaaaaatagtcccAGGATAAAAATTTAGTGCCTCCctatcccatgtttggttggaataaaaattcGGAATAACTAATCcagttatcccgggattgtagccttattttatcccacattgagggtggaataactaatctcGGGATAAGtccgggataacttatcccgggattagttatccccgGATAAGTTGTTTCCAACCGAACGAGCCCTTATAGTATTATAGTATGTTCCGCCAAGCTTCTTCTTAAAGCACTTTAAGAATTTTGGTCAAACATAAATTGTTGGTCTAATATtggaaaaaacatttttcaaatttattagccaaacacaaaccgTTACTCTGAAAAATTACTTTTGACaaaaaaccattttccaaaataagcGAATTTTGAAAGTTTGGTCAAACATGTTATAAACTTtcttaagaatggaatttcttaaagataattttttttagaaacaGGTGGAAAAAGATTTCAGAAGTTCTCAGTTTTCTCTTACAAAGAATTGAAGGCTGCAACTCATGGATTCAGAGCATCAAATATAATTGGAGAGGGAGGATTTGGTTCTGTTTACAAGGTACATTTTTTATCCTAACAAGTTGACTTTcaaaaaaggaataaaaaatTGTGCAGTGGCAAGAGACACAATCaagattttaaatttatggGTTCTGAATTTTAAAAAAGTCAACTTACTGAGTTCTGGATATATTATTTCTACATATAAGGTATTAATAATTTGGGTTCTGCTGAACTCGTAAGTATGACGGTAGCTTCGCCTGTGGTGATGGCGGAGCTAAATttgaaaaaggagattaaagaaaatacaagaaTGTCACACTTGGAACTTCCACATTTTTTTACATATGAAGTGATTCAATTGAACTCATTCATTACATGTAACTTCAGCCCTGACCACAACAGatctttttgatatttttttcaatGCTTTAATTGTGATGTTAATTTTGAGCATTTTCTTGAAAAGGGTCAACTTCAAGATGGAAGCTTTGTGGCTGTAAAGGTTCTATCAGTTGAATTAGAATCAATGAGTGGTGAAAGAGAATTTATATCAGAAATAGCTGCATTGTCTAATATCAGACATGAAAATCTTGTCACCCTCAGAGGATATTGTGTGGATGGGACCAAAAGACTCTTAGTCTATGATTACATGGAAAACAATTGCCTTTCACAGACATTACTAGGTAATTCTTTGATCTCTCCCTCTCATTTCAATTTAAATTTAACTTCTACACACTGACAGtataaaagaatttttacaATATCAAATTGACTATAAGATAACTACAAGAAGATTTTCACAAACATTACTAGGTAATTAATCATCCCTCCTTctcattttaaaattgaatttaactTCTATGCATTGACAAtataaaagaatttttacaCTACTAAAATCGACCGAAAGATAGCTACATTAGAACTCATAATAAGAGGGATCACaattctgaaaaaataaggtagATAACCTGCTATGATGGGTTAAGTTGCAAATGCTAATGTAATACTCCTATAAGTTTAagccagtgttttaaaaggcgagggCGTAAGGCGCGGCGTTTTTACGTCATTTTAGGCATAAAGGCAcgggcgtaagccccatggggttttaatttttagtattttataaaatgatataattataataaatacttttaaataggtgaaataaaaaattgaagaaaaccaTAAacaagtgatatatatatatatatatatatatatatatatatatatatatatatatatatatatatatatatatatatatatatatatatgcccaccccctaaaaaaaaaaactaattagaacaatctattatacgctacttacaagTACAAGTGATCAATCGTCATACTTTTTGGAGATAGTAGAAGAtaagataaataattgaaaaagaatatatatatatatatatatgctccaccccacaaaaaaattaattagaacaatctattatatatatatatatatatatatatatatatatatatatatatatatgctccacccgcacaaaaaaaaaactaattagaacaatctattatacgctacttacaagTACAAGTTGATCGCTCGTTActttttttgagatagtagaagacaagataaataattggaaaaaaatatatattaggcattctagcaataaaaaaaggtcttgacttttaaatttaatgtttcagttcctttttaaaacatttgagtaattacatgttgacttttgagaatttgggcattatattaaggacttatttaacaaattttgttttagtttgaagaagttttctgggcttacgccccaacaaaaaaaactcgCCCCAAACGCCCGGGCGTACGCCTTTGGAGACTTTCGCCCCGACCCATCGCCCCGGGGCATTTTTGGTACGCCCCGCCCCAGGGCTCGCCccgaaaacgccttttaaaacactggtttAAGCCATATATACCTTCGGCGTAAGAAATTTTTATACCATCAAGTCATTTTTACCTATTATAGCAGataacatattttatttttttaaaattacaaatcTCACATTTAAAGGATACTTACCTATAAATATTCTTTACAACATAAATAACTGAAACTCTCTGTAAAATTTCTATACAATGTGATTGCGTATAAATTGAATGCTTTAAATATTGGAAGAGTTCATATTATATGAAATGGCTTCTAATTGATGATTTGATAAGCAGGGGATGAGCAAAACAGAAGTAAATTTACATGGGAACTTAGAAGAGAAATTTCAAAAGGAATAGCAAAGGGGCTTTCATATCTCCATGAAGAAGTGAATCCCCATGTTGTACACAGAGATATTAAGGCCAGCAATATAGTTCTTGATCAGAATTTTACACCaaaaattgcagattttggttTATCTAGGCTATTTTCCAAGAACGTTTCACACATTACTACTCGAGTTGCCGGTACATTGTGAGTCAAATTACAAATTGCTCCTTTGGATTTTACACGTTAACTTTTCGAGTGTTTAAGCTAATCATgttgttaatttcttgattaATGTTATGCCTAAAGAGGCTATCTTTCACCAGAATATGCAATCAGTGGACATTTAACAAGGAAATCAGATGTGTATAGCTTTGGAGTGTTATTGCTTGAAATAGTCAGCGGTTGCCCTATTATTTCCTTTGACATTGAGAGAGGAGAACATTTCCTAGTTAACAAGGTAATCCCATCCCTGTTTAACTTGATTCCAATTCCAGATTAGACCCAAATAGGCGGGTGAAAATATTTCTAGACGCCTTGCTAAAAATATTATGATCCCTTCAAATAATTCTCAATTACTATCTTGTTGGCTTGATGAGACATGAGAGGGTCGTTAGAGAGGATTTGACTTATATATACTGACAATGTCAAGAAATCACACTATCAGATGTCAGTATACTTCTTGTGACATGTAACTTATCTTATATTTTAGGTTATTAATTACACCTTTTACGAGCAATTACCTTTAGTTATCTTTTAAGACAGTGTAGTGACCTGATATCAGAATTGATGTTTAGGAGATCTAGAGATATgtttagaatatatattacaAATGGTTTGAGGGTttaattatgtctttatttctgCAGGCATGGGAAATGTACAATACGGGCAAATTGTTAGAGCTAGTTGACCCTGTGTTAAATGCAGAAATTTGTGGCGACGAAGCTGACCGATTCTTGAAGATTGGCCTACTTTGTGTGCAAGAAATAGCCAACCTCCGCCCAAAAATGTCAGCAGTCATCAACATGTTGAGCAGTGCCAATCATATGGAATTAGAGGACATAAATATTACTCAGCCTGGAATTCTTGCTGATTTGAAAGATGTTAAGATAGGCCAAAAGCAATCTTCTCATAGTTTTTTCTCCAATGCTGTAGCTATAGCTAGAAAATGTTGGTACAAAGTGTATATTTCACACACACAAACTTGGCCTGCTCGTTTTGAGAAGATATAAAATCAAtaagggtttaatttgaagaggGTGAAACAAAACCCTTTGGAGAAATGTAGCTAGGAATAGGAAGGATGACATCATTATGTAAAAGGCAAACTTACAGATATATCTACCTTCTGTGAGGATCTTATCATTAGTAACTACCATTTTTCAAATTGTAATAACTACCTTCTATGAGGATTTTATCATTAGTAACTACCATTTTCCAAATTACAATTCGGAGCTTACAGATAGTTGGTACAAAGTGTATATTTCACACACACAAACTTGGCCTGCTCGTTTTGAGAAGATATAAAATCAataaggatttaatttgaagagGGTGAATAAAACCCTTTGGAGAAATGTAGCTAGGAATAGGAAGGATGACATCATTATGTAAAAGGCAAACTTACGATATATTTACCTTCTCAGATCTTATCATTAGTAACTACCATTTTTCAAATTGTAATAACTACCTTCGTGAGGATCTTATCATTAGTAACTACCTTTTTTCAAATTGTAATAACTACCTTCTATGAGGATCTTATCATTAGTAACTATCATTTTCCAAATTACAATTCGGAGCTTACTTTAAGCAAAAGTTGTGTATTTCGAGTGTATTTGAGCGAGACTCTCTCCTTGCCTGCCCAGGTTCGaagtaagaaaagaaatattgtTGGCCGGGTTCGAACCTGGGCGGGCAGGGTGAGAGCCTCGCCCAATAACCCCTTTGGCCACTCcaactttatgtatttttgtgtagctacgaatggtaatttacaaaatcactgtagctactaaatataaataaattaaaaggtagttattattaataattaccTCTTAGAAGAAGCTACACCAAGTAAAAATTCCTATGTAAAATCCAATAGTTTTAGCCCAGGTATTATATATGTGTTGACAAATTCCCTAAACGTGTACATATAATAAGTTGTGCATCTAGTAGCATAAATAGTTAGGGGTTTGATGGCAAGTGTGCGATTGCCATAactcataaactttaaatccttAGTCTGCCTCTGTTATTACTAGGCGAACAACAACTCAACATATTTTAATTGTACAGCttttaaaagaaacaaaagggtTGGGGTggttggtggggggggggggggtggctttttatttatttggaatAAAAAGAGTAGGACACACTTTGCTCAATCCACTGAAGCCAGGAGGAATAaatttacaagggaaattaggaaaacaaaataagaaaaacaacCAAACAAGAAGGAATTAAAGCTTCAAACTGACAATTTTTGGCACATTTAAAATTAAGTGCCAATATAGCTTATAAATGCAGTCTTATTATTAGGCATTGCTCCTGAATGAGCCAAGTGCTTTGGCTGCCCCAGCTCTCAAAATGTATTGGTGGTACAATGCAGCAATAGCAGCACCAATAAAAGGTCCAACCCAGAAAATCCACTGtgtcatcataaaaaaaatatatatataaattataactTAGCCAATACATATTTTGGTTTAGTAaggaattaaaattaaaaggatGTGCAATTTTAGTTAATAAGGTAAACttgcttacttggtcatcccAGGCTTTGTCTTTGCCATAAATGACTGCAGCTCCAAAACTTCTGGCTGGGTTAATACCAGTTCCAGTGATTGGAATAGTGGCCAAATGAACCATGAATACAGCAAATCCAATTGGTAGTGGTGCCAATACCTTTAATCAATTGCAAATAAAATCGATTTCTTCAACTCAAGTTACCAAAAAGAAGCATCAAAAGATAAGATTTAACTCATATACaccaaaaatataaataactaCTAGTGTTGTCGGTCTTTGAGAGTGTTTGGttaagcttataagctggtcagactaatttataagcaatttttAGCTTATTTATGTGTTTGGTAAACACAAAAATGGTTATAAGCTAAAAGCAGCTAAAAGTCATAAGTTGGTCACCCTCAActtatgatgatattgtaaacAACTTTAGTTTGACATTTTGGTCATTAACATAAAAGGTGCTTATTAATTAACACCTTTTCGCCAACATTAACTGCTTAATTATAATCTAATTCAAAACTTTTATTCAAACACGTAactacttatttataaaatcagaTTCAACACCTAAATGTATTTTTTGGCACTTGATGCTTTTTAGTTAccccctctgtcccaaaaagattgtcctgctttcctttttagtttgtcccaaaaattgccccctttctatttatagaaataatttaactttatgagatgatttacaaccacacaaatatctaaggcttgttttggactacacatttcaaaagctcttcctttatttttaaactttgtacaagtcaaaataaataagacaatcttttttttGGTTCGAGAGAAATCTACTTTTAATCAGCTAACTCAAACGGACTCTTATTAACCAAATTATGAAATGTAGTGCTGCAAAAATGTACTTACAGGAACATGGGAGTCTCTAGCATTTCTCTTGGGGTCAGTGGCAGAGAAGACAGTGTAAACAAGGACAAAAGTGCCAATAATCTCAGCACCTAATCCTGTGCCAGTGCTGTAACCAACAGCTAGCTCGTTAGCACCACCACCATACTTAACATAATAAGCCTTTTGGAATGCCTTCACTAAAGCACAACCACAAATGGCTCCTAAGCATTGTGCTATTATGTACATAACTGCTCGAACCAATGAGACTTTTCTAGCCAAGAATAGCCCAAATGTCACAGCTGGGTTAATGTGTCCTCCTGCATGTACAATATTGGAAACccctttaatttcttgaaatcaAAACCTTTTTCAAGAACCAATTGTTGTTTGATATTGTTAGAGAcgtaattaagtaaataaaagtgtacTCGTTTTGACAACTTAAGTTTCTAAAGTTGATGGTCACACAATTCATGTCTCACTGCTACCTATTATCAAAAGAAATTTTCACGGTTGTGGCACATTCGCACGTGAAAAGGCGTATTAATGATCAAGGCATATTTATAGTTTGTTTAGCCAATCTTTCAGAa contains:
- the LOC132050887 gene encoding putative serine/threonine-protein kinase isoform X1, yielding MKFPFAFINCFNSSSDPMETNHITPYETGGKRFQKFSVFSYKELKAATHGFRASNIIGEGGFGSVYKGQLQDGSFVAVKVLSVELESMSGEREFISEIAALSNIRHENLVTLRGYCVDGTKRLLVYDYMENNCLSQTLLGDEQNRSKFTWELRREISKGIAKGLSYLHEEVNPHVVHRDIKASNIVLDQNFTPKIADFGLSRLFSKNVSHITTRVAGTLGYLSPEYAISGHLTRKSDVYSFGVLLLEIVSGCPIISFDIERGEHFLVNKAWEMYNTGKLLELVDPVLNAEICGDEADRFLKIGLLCVQEIANLRPKMSAVINMLSSANHMELEDINITQPGILADLKDVKIGQKQSSHSFFSNAVAIARKCWYKVYISHTQTWPARFEKI
- the LOC132050887 gene encoding putative serine/threonine-protein kinase isoform X2 produces the protein MKFPFAFINCFNSSSDPMETNHITPYGGKRFQKFSVFSYKELKAATHGFRASNIIGEGGFGSVYKGQLQDGSFVAVKVLSVELESMSGEREFISEIAALSNIRHENLVTLRGYCVDGTKRLLVYDYMENNCLSQTLLGDEQNRSKFTWELRREISKGIAKGLSYLHEEVNPHVVHRDIKASNIVLDQNFTPKIADFGLSRLFSKNVSHITTRVAGTLGYLSPEYAISGHLTRKSDVYSFGVLLLEIVSGCPIISFDIERGEHFLVNKAWEMYNTGKLLELVDPVLNAEICGDEADRFLKIGLLCVQEIANLRPKMSAVINMLSSANHMELEDINITQPGILADLKDVKIGQKQSSHSFFSNAVAIARKCWYKVYISHTQTWPARFEKI
- the LOC132049507 gene encoding aquaporin PIP2-1-like, which encodes MAKDNEYGTNQYAPNKDYQDPPPAPLIDPEELGKWSFYRAIIAEFIATLLFLYITVLTVIGYKSQSDTTHNGDECGGVGILGIAWAFGGMIFVLVYSTAGISGGHINPAVTFGLFLARKVSLVRAVMYIIAQCLGAICGCALVKAFQKAYYVKYGGGANELAVGYSTGTGLGAEIIGTFVLVYTVFSATDPKRNARDSHVPVLAPLPIGFAVFMVHLATIPITGTGINPARSFGAAVIYGKDKAWDDQWIFWVGPFIGAAIAALYHQYILRAGAAKALGSFRSNA